The genomic DNA AACAAGATCACAGCAATAAGCTCACAAAATAACAAGTCAGTAAAAACATGAAAGCTAAAAGTGAATAACTATGTTATGTTTATTCAGGTGCTGCTGCTCTATCCTCATCCACTGTCGCTTCCTCAACCCGCTCCTGGAAGTCACAATAACACAAATTGGTCATTATTTTCCGTAAACAAATGATCAAAATGCCGGTTTAACGTCGACTCCCTACTACATTCCTTTTGTACTAGCACAATCCTTTACCTATACTGACCGACTGGATTAAAGTGAagcaaactttttttttaaatcagtgtTATTTTTAATCATACCTTTCTCTTACTCTTGAGCCGAGCAGGTGCATGTTTGAGAGCGTCTGCTATTTTGTCATCTATCTCTTGCTAGGTAGCCTTGGGGTGTGCTTTCAGGGACGCTCCTATGTTGTGAAAAATAATTGAAATGGTACATTCCATGTCATATCATTACTTTTCCACCTATGCTGGCTGAGACAGAGGTTGGGTACTGTCCCTCTCGTCCCTCATAGGCAGTTTTGGCCATGAGACCTCTCTCCACCTTTCCTTTGTCCTCTCGCTAATCTTAACAGGTGGTAGGATTTCACATTTAGTTTGTAACTGCCTTGTTACTGATTTAATTAATTTGAAATGTTAATAAATACACATTTGACTTACCATCACTTGACCAATAATACTATCTACTAAATAACAATCTAAACTTGTGCATTTACTTACTTGTGACAGCATCATAGATTGATAGCTCATTAAAGGCCCTCTTCCCCTTCAAGGAGTAGCCTGTCCACAGCTCCTCTGTTCCAATTTTTCTCATCATTCGTCTGATTCCTGAGCCCAGGTCCAGGCCACAGCAGAGGGTCAGGTATCGGAtctgataaaaaaataaactataTTTTAAAAAATCCCACTCATTTGTGTGTTCCTCAGCTAAAACAGCTGGCCATAAAGTTCTGATTGATAGTAATGAGAAATCATTTGTGTAGTGTATCATGTAATCATGGGCTAAAACTTGTGTAAACAGGCAGAGGGCTGATCGTTTCTTCTTAAGATAAGTTTAAGTGTTAATTGGGAAATCAATCCAAACACTAAATAGGCATATGGCATATATGACAACTGCATTTCGTTGACATTAAGATATTTAGATTCAATAATATTGCAGGTTGCAATCTTCTCTCAAATCTGGACACATTCAAGTGGCTCTTGATAAACAGCTAACTTATTTTTTGTCAATTGCTGTTAAAATACTTGATGTAGATTTCCCATTTTTTACAAACAGATAGATTTTAAAATGGCCATCCTTACCATTTTCTTTCGATAGTGGGAGTCTTTAAGTGTTTCACAGATATCCTTCAGTTCCTCATTTGTTTCTGCAGGGTTTTGCAGCATTTCAAGTTGCCCCAAGGATTCCGACTCCTTTGGCTGCCGGGCCTCTATGGCCTCCATAACTTGGTTCAGAACAGTCTTGAACTCTGTACAGATCATCTCCAGTTTCACCATTATCCTCATCTCCACTGCTTGAAGATCTGCAAAATAATAAGACTCAGCAGTTTAGCTGCAAGCAGCGTGACGATAGAAGCCATGAGTACCAGGCAGGACATGTATCAAGGCCATGTGAAGTACCTCGATCAAAATATCCACCCTTCATATATATTAGTAGTATTGATAACCTTATAGCTGCTGACAGCCATACAATTTGGAATTGATGTTGATAATACAAGAGAAGCAACATTTTGTAACATATAGGCTAACATAATATACCTTTAATGTATCCAGCGTGCATCTCAGAAGCCACAGGCTCATCAAGCAGGGATGGCAGCTCTTGGTCTAAAATATAAGTAAAAAATCATGCTGTTATTTAAACTTTCTACATTTACGACTTCGAGATCAATATCTTGATGGCTAAAGAAACCTGATTCTGATGCTCTGTCTTGGCCAGCTTCTTCCTGGCTGCCACTTGGACTAACTGAGAAAACAGAAGGAAAAAATGAAGACATACTTTGCATGCTTTTGAAACTGGCACAGAACCAAAAGTGAAGGGATGTCAGTCAGGAGCTCAGTGGGAAGGTTAATGAATCCCAACAAAAAGAAATGCTAagcatatttttttgttttaaataatgcTTTTAGTTTGATGGCAAATACATACAGATATTTACAAACATGGCATCACACTTGTGTTTTATCCAAGAAGAATATGGTGATTTCACCACTGTTGTAAATACAAGTTTCACCCATACACAACACCACAAGTATTTGGAAAGTTCTAACAGTATGCACAAAGTAGAAATAACACTTGAAATAACCTAATATGCAAAAAATGTGATGGTAATTGTATTCTATTGAGTGGCTTTGAAAGGTTTGTAAAGCTATAATACTTCAATCAATTAAATTGTTTACCCTAACAAACTACAACCAGACACTTACTGTCGCTCTGGCTTGAGGTGGCACATGGCCTCAAGTCCTCGGCATCTGCAACTTCAGAGAATATCACAGATGTCAAACCGTTACCACATTTACAGTACACACTTAACAGATTTCCCTGTTCATCCCATACAGTTGGTGGGAACAGAACTTTAGAAAGTAGGCTTGTTTATCACACTTGAAACATTATGTACCTTGTAGGGTCTTTTCAAAGACACTGGCTCTTGAAGTTgctaatataataaaataaagaaCTGTTACACTTTGGTAATGTGACTAATAATCAAGTATGTCAAGATCAGATGGGTGGGGTAATTTCTTGTCATATCAACTGTCATTAGGTTATGATTTCATGCCGTCTCAATTTAAGACTAGTACTTGCATTAACTGTAAGCTTTTCTTCACCCACATACTTGAATGTGTGTCTAACTTCCCATCAACTTGCTGATAATACATTTAATGACCTAGTAGCCTAATGCAGGATCTTACCACTAGGGGCTGGTGGAAGCTGGGGCACTGGAAGCTGTGCTTGTCTGGGTTCATTTGTCTTTTTCTGGAGTGCTTCACTTCCATCATCATCTTACGAAGcacaatacaattttttttaaatttatttcatCTACTTCCTGATGCATGTAATACAAACAATGGAATAAGAGTAGATAAGAAATCCTCACCAGGTGGCTCCACACGGAATCTGATTGGTTTAGTCACCACCCTCTTCGCTGGTTCCTCGTCAGATTCAACATTGGAGGTGTCAACCTCCCCCCGCTTGGCTCGTTGCTCTGCCACAGAGTAATTGTCTGTACGTGCAATAAACATAGtcataaatactttcctattAACACTGGCAAAACAGGGTATTGAGTATTTGTAATTCACATAGTAATACTTTCAGAAAATACATATAGTACTTAAGGGGGGGAAGTTCCTGACTCTACTGACCAGGAGTGTGTTGCACCAGTTTGACGCAAATAAGGTGTAAGAGATAAGTTGGGCCTACCTACGCCCGACATAATGATTTAGAAAATTGAACAAGACGCGACATGACTAGTCATGAAACACTTACCTTGGAAACTAGTTATAGATTTATACTATACGTCTACTCCACATTACACTTCGTTTTTACACCCTGGCGTAGAAAAAGCTATTACTTACAACCAGGTGGTGACACAGGTTTACGCCTGGCTTAGAACATATTCTACGTTGGAACTAGCCTTACGTATAGGAGTATGTTCAACTGAtgcaacctgctccagagccacACAACCAAGCATACGTTGCAATATAAACGGGAGTGGATGGATACAGTAAAATATTATTTTACCAGTGGATGAAAAGATGGAAATTCTGTACTTCTCCCATAATATTTTGTCAGGCCGGTCTCATCTCTTAATCATTGTTGCGCTGGCATTTCTTGGCCAGTAGCAACACAGGACCTGCAAGATATGAGCCACTGTTTAAAGTTAACTATTTATCCATCCCTTTGCCTGAAAAGGGTAAACCATTTAACTGATCAACTCACCCCATCTCTCTTCTCCACCCACTGCTCTGGTACAACTTCAACAGTGTTCTCTTTTACAAAATGTACAACATAATAACGCTGTGTGCCCTGTGCAGAAAAGCAAAACACCAATTCCACACTGTTCAGTCTCTTGATTTACCAGCCAAGATAGTTTGCAAAACTAATCCAGCTTGTGAACTTGGCTGTAGCTAAATGGGGCTTGCTACAGGCTGTGCAAGATGGTAAGCACAACACGAGTGCCATGGTCCTCCTCAAGTATAATAGCTTGCTTAACAAGACTGCTCTTTGCAATGAGATGCATTTGTGTGCTCCTCGTAGTGGTGAGGAAAGTCCAATACAGTCTTGAGTCACAAGGACTCAGCGTGTAAGATTCCAGATGCTGAAACACCCTGCAGAGGTAAGTATCTGAGGCATCTTCTTGGCTCACTACCTCACAGCATGACCTATCATTAAGTATGTAGGCATTGTTTGGCCATCTCATTTTGATTACCTGTTTGCGGGGAGAAGCTCTAACTGTGCGTTCTTGCACTCTTTTACAAATTTGCACAAGTGGCCGCCTCCCTGAACGGATCATCTTCTTTAGTTGTTGCAAGTAGTTCTCAAACTTGAAAGCACTACAGTTGTCAAGGCAGCCATGTTCTTCAGCATCAGCAGTGAGGTGTAGAAGGGAGTGAACATTATACACGAGAAATGTGTCACCATACAAAACCCTTCCCTGCTCCACAAAGAAGTTCAGTAAAGCATGAGCATAGGCACTGTGGATTGAAGAAAGTTGAGGAGAAACCAAAATGCACATGGCAACACTGAAGGCCATGAAGTGTGTGTACTGTTCTTTAGACAAGATTCTTCTCAGTACTACTTTCCCAGTATAGAGTAGAAACGGTCTGAATTCTGTGGCCTTCCAACGGTCAAGGTCATCCAATCCCCGTGGTTAGCGAGCAAAGCAGTCTGGAATTGAATCCTTTAGTCGGTTTAGTTGTTGACTTACCTCCTTGACTTGCACCAACAACAACCTGGCCCCAGTCTTTCCCCTAGTCCACATCATCAAGAGCTTCCGGGTTACTCCGAGGCAACAAAGGTGCATATAGTCAATTGGGAATGACTTCACCATATCAATGGGGAGGATGCAAAAAGGAGAGGTTTTCCCTTCATGGTGATGTTCTGGCTGTACCAATTCCCTAAAGGATTTGTCAGTTCTGAGACACATGTTTTTTACCTGCGGGTACATCATCCTCCCATCATACCTGCCTTTTTGTGTGCACCTGCCATAGCCATAATAGCCAGAATACATCTTTATGCATTTTACCATGGCTTTTGCAGGTATATGTTACAGAACAAACTTTCACTTGCAGTGTTGTGTCTCCCCACTTCAAGCCGGTCTGCATCAACTCTTTAAGCTCCAGCAAAGTGCCATTGAGGAATTCCTGGGAGCTTGGTTTCGATGATGCCATTGCAAGTAACAGAGGAAACACTGTGGGTGGTGATAGATTGATGGAGCATAACGACATATTGGTACTTTTGAACAAAGGGAGACCATCcagattaaaacctgttggggctagggggcagtatttgcacggccggataaaaaacgtacccaatttaaactggttactactcttgcccagaaacgagaatatgcatataattagtagatttggatagaaaacactctaaagtttctaaaactgtttgaatggtgtctgtgagtataacagaactcatttggcaggccaaaacctgagaagattccatacaggaagtgccctgtctgacaatttcttatCCTTCTGTtgcctctctatcgaaaatacagcatctctgctgtaacgtgacattttctaggGCTTCCATTGggtctcagaaggtgccagaaagtggaatgacgtgtctcctgtctctgggcgaagaacagcaggagtatttgttagtggtcaggctgggaacagtgacactggagatgcgcgtctacgagactactccatttttttcttcagcctttgaatgaatacaacgttgcccggttggaatattatcgctattttacgagaaaaatcgcataaaaattgattttaaacagcgtttgacatgcttcgaagtacggtaatggaatattttgacattttttgtcacaaaatgtgctcgctcgtcacccttcggatagtgacttgaaagcacgaacaaaacggagctatttggatataactatggattatttgggaccaaaacaacatttgttgttgaagtagaagtcctgggagtgcattctgaggaagaacagcaaaggtaatccaatttttcttatagtaaatctgagtttggtgagggccaaacttggtgggtgtcaaattagctagccgtgatggcctggctatgtactcagaatattgcaaaatgtgctttcgccaaaaagctattttaaaatctgacaccgcgattgcataaaggaggtctgtatctataattctttaaataattgtaattattttgtgaacgtttagtaaattcaccggaagtttgcggtgggtatgctagttctgaacatcacatgctaatgtaaaaagctggtttttgatataaatatgaacttgattaaacaaaacatgcttgtattgtataacataatgtcctaggagtgtcatctgatgaagatcatcaaaggttagtgctgcatttagctgtggttttggtttttgtgacatatatgcttgctttgaaaatgtctgtgtgattatttttggcaaggtactctcctgacataatctaatattttgctttcgctgtaaagcctttttgaaatcggacaatgtggttagattaacgagagtcttgtctttaaaatggtgtaaaatagtcgtatgtttgagaaattgaagttatagcattttttaggtatttgtatttcgcgccacgcgattccactggctgttgactaggtgggacgcaagtgtcccacctagcccagggaagttaaggGATATTTCTAAAACATTCAAATCTCCAACAACAGATTGAGGATAGATGCTTAGATGTTTCACTAACTCCACCTTCACTTTAAACCTGACAAACTCCACATTAGACTTGACTTCAACAAAAACATTGGTCTTTTCTAGGAGAGTTCTAGCAGTGGAAGGCAAATCTGGGTGACCATTAGACTGCAGCATCTTCAGAAGTGCATCAACAGCATTGTGTTTCACTTGGAAATCACTTATCCAGGTTGCCAGGTCCTCTCTGAAGGTAGAATCTTTTTCAACATCATCATTGTCAGAGTCAGTTGTCTCCTGAATTGCACAACCAGCATTGGCTTCAGTCTCTGAATATATGTCACTGTGTGATGGCAGTCTTGGAGGAGTACCACCTACTGTCTTAAGCTCACCATCTGACTCTTCCTCAGCGTGTGTTGGCAGTCTTGGCTTAGTACCACCTACTGCCTCATGTTCACCATCTGACTCTTCCTCAGCGTGTGTTGGCATTCTTGGAGGAGTCCCACCTACTGTCTTAAGTTCACCATCTGACTTTTCCTCAGCATGTGTTGGCAGTCTTGGCTTAGTACCACCTACTGCCTCATGTTCACCATCTGACTCTTCCTCAGCGTGTGTTGGCAGTCTTGGCTTAGTACCACCTACTGCCTCAAGCTCACCATCTGACTCTTCCTCAGCGTGTGTTGGCATTCTTGGAGGAGTCCAACCTACTGTCTTAAGTTCACCATCTGACTTTTCCTCAGCGTGTGTTGGCAGTCTTGGCTTAGTACCACCTACTGCCTCATGTTCACCATCTGACTCTTCCTCAGCGTGTGTTGGCAGTCTTGGAGGAGTCCCACCTACTGTCTTAAGCTCACCATCTGACTCTTCCTCAGCGTGTGTTGGCAGTCTTGGAGGAGTCCCACCTACTGTCTTAAGCTCACCATCTGACTCTTCCTCAGCGTGTGTTGGCAGTCTTGGCTTAGTACCACCTACTGCCTCAAGCTCACCATCTGACTCTTCGTCAGCGTGTGTTGGCAGTCTTGGAGTAGTAACTTCCACTGCCTCAACTTCACTATCTGACTCACTTTTGCTGTCAGATTCAGTAGGACTGGTATCTTCACTCTTCGTGTCAGACTGGCTGATGAGACTAGATCCACTTTCATTGTCATTGTCTTCCTTCTCTACCCTTTTTTTCTTAAGGGTGGTTTTCTCCCTTGACATTTTAGTCCAGATTCTATTGTATTCTCTCTTTCTTGGAGTACTTGTAATCCGTGTTACACCAGCGGATTTAACAGTctgaaaatgttaaaaaaattatatgacaatggctctacacatacagtacaaaatgAAATTGGACTGCCTTACTTGTCCATTTAAAATGGATAACCAGTTAGACAACACATAGGTTTaccttttttgaagacattttcAATCTTCAGAACACTACGTAAAGAAACAGAAAGAACATTAATCTCTACTAAGCAAGATGTTATCCATAGCTTCTCAGGCTATCGTGGCACTGCAAGGCATTTGAATAATGTTGGTGTTATAGAATGGATAAATTGCACTTTTCATTATCTGGATTGTGCAAATTTAGTCAGCCCTTTAGTAAAAATGTATCAAGCCATATCctgcattatatattttttacgtgCATATGCTAGTAATAGACCAAGAACACTTGTTAATGTTGTTTTTCATCAGGACCTAAGAACACGATTACTGAACCCTGTAACACAGGCTGTGGTTACACGCGGCGCTATCCAAGTAACGTAACTGAGACATTTGTAACATTCCCCTTAAGTCTTCCAGAGGTATTGAATGTCATAGCCCGTTTGGGACATTATAGACACATTCATAACGTTTCTAATGAGTATTATAGAGGTTATAAATATCCAGTCGCTATGCAGACATCATGAGAACATTAAAAACGTTCCTTGGTAGTCCATGAAAGGTTCTGAATATCATGTTATTTTGGAGATATCATAGGAATATTTTATAACGTTACATTTAGAGCTATGGTTTGTCTTCATATAACGTTATAATCGGAATGATAGAAATACACTTTGGAACGTCTTCTGTAAGTCAAGTGGTGGTACACTTGTAACGTTCCAAGTGTACCACCACTTGACTTACAGAAGACGTTCCAAAATGTATAGGGCACCGCCCTATAGGACTtacaatcacggccggttgtgatacagcctggaatcgaaccaggtctgtagtgatgccctagcactgagatgcagtgccttagagcacTGCGCCActtcatctggtctgatgaaaccaagattgaactctttggcctgaatgccatgtgtcacatctggaggaaacctggcaccatccctacggtgaagcatggtggaggcagcatcatgctgtggggatgttttcagcggcagggactgggagactagtcaggatcgagggaaagatgaacggagcaaagtagagagagatccttgatgaaaacctgctccagagcgctcaagacctaaggctggggcgatggttcaccttctAAGAGGACAACGATctctttgagtggcccagtcagagcccgaaCTTCAACCCGatgaaacatttctggagagacctgaaagtagctgtgcagcgacgctccccatccaacctgacagagcttaggaggatctgcagaaaacaatggcagaaactccccaaatacaggtgtgccaagcttgtagcatcatacccaagaagacttcaggctgtaattgctgccaaagctgcttcaacaaattactgagttaagtgtctgaatacttatgtaaatgtgatatttctgtttttaattttgaatgcatttgcaaaatgtctaaaaacctatttttgctttgtcattatggggtattgtgcgtagattggtgaggggggagggggggaatttaataaattttagaataaggcagtaacgaaACACaatttagaaaaagtcaaggggcctgaatactttccgaacgcattGTATGTCTTGAAGGTGCTCAGAAATACGTAAAGTATGTTTCGTatggctctgaggccaggctgCACTGGTACATGCTGGAACTATCATGTGTTCTGAGTGTTTCTCCATAATCTTCGAAGTCTTCTCCTTCAATTGATACCATGCTTATGTATACCCATCTCGTATTTGCTATGATCGTAGCATTTACATTTGTGTGTCCTTATAGGTAAAACGTCTTGAAGgctatgaatgaatgaatggattaaGGATTTAGGATTGTGTTGGCAGTAACATTTCAGAGGAAGCTCTCACCAGAACATTGGATTCCTGAGTAACTGAGTCAAATTACAGGGTGTGGATTATTGTCCTTCTGGTTTGTGTTCCCAATTTAAATGTTATAAGCATTTGAATCTAATCACCTGGCCATGCAATCCAATGACACATTAGAAACGCTAAAAATAATGCTTACATAACATATTCGTTTTTTCTAAACAATAAATTATTGTGGGGTGGGGTTATTGAACTATAAACGAAGAAACGAATGAGCTTTTAACAGACTGATTTCTATCTTTTAATTTGAATGTGATTTACGTGCTCTGCAATAAAAACGAAATAGTACATTAGGACACCCCTAGAACGGTTTCTTCAGACACTCCCCTCGGAAGTTACCTGACCACTGAATCTAGTaatctgcccaattagctgaTTCGCTTTCCATACATCCACTTCTGTTCATCCTTCCACTTCTTTTGCCAAGCCCACTTTCAGACACTCCATGTATGACTCCACTGAATTGACATTCACGATACCTGGAAAATAAAACTGCTTTCAACACAGACACACCTGTATCTAAACAATTCAGAACAGCGTAGCAGAACATAACAACAAAGTATCTTCCAGCGTTATATTTGAATAACAAAACGTCAAGGTGCAAGATTTATCTACATTTAAGCGGAACCTTGAACTTTCGCTGTTCATAAAACTTCAGAGGACAGACTGTACCATTTGAACGCGCTAGAGGGGCGTGTCGTACAACTCCAAGCCACACAAGTCCCTCCTCTGTGTGGATCCTGGAAGAGATTTGGGGATATAAAATGAAGGAACTCTGGCATTTTGCACTTTTGAGTTCATATCATGAACGTCATCAGCTTCATGCCACATTAATTAGACTCATAGTGTATTCGAATCACTCGAAAACAAGCGAGAGCGTTTGTGTCTCACTGCAACCACAAAATAATTCCTCACCCGGTCTCTTTGGCACTTCTGCCTGTAGCGCGAACCTCACAGCGCAGCCATGGCCGGCGAAGATCAGAGGGCGCTACAGTATGAACAAACTTTGGTAAGTTAACTTGTTGCCACTTCAACTTCACTTCATTACAAAGCGACAGCGGTGTGTGTTGTCCGTCGTTGCCTGTTTTAACGTCTAGAACGGGTTCAAAGTGTTGGGTTCGCACCTAGGGTAGCTGAGAAGCGCtctaccctgttctctttaaagGAGTTGAGCCTTCCTCACCTAACGCCTGGGCTGGGTAGACTAAGTTTGGTAAAATGAGAGGTCACGACATGCTTATGACAGGTTTATTATTTCACTCAGACAGTTGGTCAAAGAAAGGGTATTTTAAAACTGCATGTACATACAGTAAAGACCGTTCTTGTCAGGCGCTATTTTGAAAACACATCTGGATTTGGCCAgaacaattctctctctctctctcgctctctccatcgcCAACGTTTAATGCATAGGCTACACTAGGTACATAGTAGGAGTAGTAGCGATCTAACGAGTAACCGTTATTCTCATCTTCAAACAAACAATACAGTAGTCAGTGCAGCTATGTGCCTAGTGcgattgtgtgcgtgtgttgcaTCGACATGTTCGACCCAACAATGGGTGTCTTTATTGTTTCGTGGTGGTGGTGGATGGAGAGGCATAATGCAAGGAGATTAACACGTTGAATATGAATATATTAATTCATGATGGCCTGTTCTAGGGAAGTGAGTGTCGATATCGTTTCGAAGAGGTTATTTGACACGTTCTCCTCTGGGCATGATAGGGGCTCAACGGGTGGTCCGCACCAGCACACCTGAGGCGAAATGTTTATTAATGGATGCCGCACATATCTGAGCCCTTTCCCCACTTGGTTTAAGCTATATAACCAGTGGAGTGCTTTGCCTGGGTGCACTGCTTTGAATAGAAATCAAATGCGTCCTTTGCTGCTGATTGGTATGGAAACCAACAACCCCCATACGCACTGTGGTCCACCTAGGCCTATAATATGGCCCCCGGATTGAATGAGTGAAGTGGATCGAGGGCACAAGTGGTTGTCAACCATGCTTGATGATGTTTCCCGTGAAATTTAACCATAACAGCGCTAACATATATTTAGCATAAAAGCACTGACAGGGGTCATTTTTGACCCCAAAATGATAATGATTGTAAACAGACAGTCAGTCAAGCAGTAACACTTTGTTGTATTAACATTTTGTAACACAGGTAAATGGTTTAAATTTCCCCAAAATAAGCATTTATTTGAAAATGTTCGCACTTTTATAGTCAACTTGTTGTGTTTCTGTGATACTCAAAGGCTGAGAAATGGTCAATTAAACTCATCTGACATACCGATATTTAAGCGCTGGTGCCATCAGACTTTTAGCTCCAACTTTGGAATGCAATGGGGTATCAACTCGTCAATTTAATTGA from Salmo trutta chromosome 26, fSalTru1.1, whole genome shotgun sequence includes the following:
- the LOC115163879 gene encoding uncharacterized protein LOC115163879; translation: MSREKTTLKKKRVEKEDNDNESGSSLISQSDTKSEDTSPTESDSKNRPDKILWEKYRISIFSSTDNYSVAEQRAKRGEVDTSNVESDEEPAKRVVTKPIRFRVEPPDDDGSEALQKKTNEPRQAQLPVPQLPPAPSATSRASVFEKTLQVADAEDLRPCATSSQSDISPSGSQEEAGQDRASESDQELPSLLDEPVASEMHAGYIKDLQAVEMRIMVKLEMICTEFKTVLNQVMEAIEARQPKESESLGQLEMLQNPAETNEELKDICETLKDSHYRKKMIRYLTLCCGLDLGSGIRRMMRKIGTEELWTGYSLKGKRAFNELSIYDAVTRASLKAHPKAT